The following proteins are co-located in the Psilocybe cubensis strain MGC-MH-2018 chromosome 5, whole genome shotgun sequence genome:
- a CDS encoding ATP synthase subunit g, mitochondrial, producing the protein MRPAVPASLLRHSLARQQRSVATKRYASTDSSQAQKKAQETLASVQKNASKFFENAQKFLGPVGEKVGNLLGSYKQPVLYNLAVTKEVFKQIYIKEGLQPPSIEAVKTAYTSLWSQVRNPALVGNLVKSGEIGRVGVYGLQAYGIYKDENVCDVAPSPILQKSCTLASLFFLALYRTLSLNIAKIFVLEVILARFKLN; encoded by the exons ATGCGTCCAGCTGTTCCTGCGTCGCTTCTCCGCCACTCCTTAGCCCGCCAACAGCGCTCCGTTGCTACCAAACGATACGCCTCAACAGACTCCTCTCAGGCGCAGAAGAAGGCCCAGGAGACCCTCGCGTCCGTGCAGAAGAACGCCAGCAAATTCTTCGAAAATGCTCAGAAGTTCCTCGGACCTGTTGGAGAGAAAGTTGGAAACCTTCTTGGAT CTTACAAACAGCCTGTGCTGTATAACCTCGCTGTGACCAAGGAGGTCTTCAAGCAAATCTACATCAAGGAAGGACTCCAACCTCCATCTATCGAAGCCGTCAAAACTGCATACACCTCCCTCTGGTCGCAAGTCCGCAACCCGGCTCTCGTTGGCAACCTTGTGAAGAGTGGAGAAATTGGCCGTGTTGGTGTTTACGGCCTTCAGGCATACGGTATCTACAAG GACGAGAACGTCTGTGATGTTGCTCCCTCCCCAATTTTGCAAAAATCATGCACCTTGGCATCACTTTTTTTCCTGGCGCTTTATCGCACTCTTTCATTGAACATTGCGAAGATTTTCGTTCTCGAAGTCATTCTGGCTCGCTTCAAACTGAATTAG